The genomic stretch TGCGCTGTTTCGATTCTGTTTCTAATGAAGGTCGACCCCTGATTCCCGAAAGCACCCTGTACGTCACCCTCGAACCTTGCGATCACCAGGGCCGCACCCCTGCCTGTTCGTTGCGCATTCTGCAAGAGCGGGTTCCAAAGGTCGTGGTGGCCGTCAAAGATCCGCATCCCGCCGTAGGCGGAAAAGGCATTCAACGATTGAAAGAGGCCGGTGTCGAGGTTTTGGTCGGTGTTTCTGCGCCTGCGGCGCGATGGGTGAATCGGCGCTTTTTAACGGCATTGGAGACGGGCCGGCCCTATGTCGTACTCAAGTGGGCGCAGACCGTAGATGGGTTCATGGACCCCGGTAATGGCGTTGCGGCTCGTGGACCGGTTTGGATCACGGGAAAACGAGCCAAGCAATGGACGCACCGCTGGCGCAGTGAAGAAGATGCCATTTTAGTTGGACGGCGAACGGCCCTCAATGACGATCCCGGTCTTGATGTGCGTGAGTGGAGTGGCCGTAATCCCATTCGATTGGTCATCGACTCAAACAGCTCGTTGCCAGGACACCTTAAAATGTGGAATCTGTCGGGCGAAACCTGGACCTTTGGTCATAAAGGAACCCATCCGCACAGCGACCGCCATTTTGAGATCGAATGGGACGAAAGGTCGGTAGATTCCGTGCTCCAGCACTTACAGGGGCAAGAGATCAGATCGGTTTTGGTGGAGGGCGGACACCGAACGCTAGAGTACTTCATTGGACGAAATCTATGGGACGAGGCGCGTATTTGGACGGGAAATACCTCTTTTGGCGGAGGTATAAGAAGCCCTGAGATCCAGGGGGCGTTGATGGAACGTTGCAATGTCGATAAAGACGTATTAACCGTTATCCGAAACGAAGCATGATCTATTTATTGCTCAGTGTTTTGACCTCGAGTATGGTCTTCGTAATTCTGAGAGGGTTTGGCGATTACGGTATCGATAACCGCCGGGCAATTGTCGTTAATTATTTCACTGCCTTTGCGCTTGGCTTGTTTTGGCAGGGAAGTGCCTGGATCGAAACGGGTTGGTGGAAAGAACTTTGGGCTCCCCACATAGTGTATATGGGGTTCCTCTTTATATTCTTGTTCAATGTATTGGCGCTTGGAGCGCAGAAGACCGGGGTATCGGTTACCTCTGTAGCGGTTAAGATGTCGGTAGCCATTCCGGTCGCCGCTTCACTCCTGCTTTATGGTGAGCGATTGAGTGTGCTCGGGGTATTGGGTATCGCCGGAGCGTTGGCGGCGGTTTTCTTGATCACTCGGCCCAACAAAGCCCAAGGGGCATTGCCCATTGCGAAGTACTGGTATTTTCCGGTGACCCTATTCTTTGGGGCCGGATTAATGGACACACTTCTGAAGTATCACCAAACACATTTTGTGCCGGATGGCCAGTTCGTTTTGTACACCTCGGCGGTATTTGGCACGGCCGGACTCATGGGTTTTCTGCAGGTGACCATCCGGCCGCAGGCCGAAACCTCGTGGAGAAAGAAAGATATCTGGGCCGGCGTGATCTTGGGAGTACCCAATTTTGGGAGCATCTACTTTTTGCTCAAAACCTTGCAATGGGAGCGTTTTCCCTCGAGTTTGATCTTTCCGATCAATAATGTGACGATCGTTTTGTCGAGCGCTGTCCTAGGCGTGGTACTTTTCAAAGAGAAGTTGAATAACGCACATCGTGCTGGAATTTTGCTGGCGGTGATAGCGATTTGGTTGATGGCGTATGCGGGGCAGTGATTCGGATCATTACCGTGCCCCTTCGGGGGTGTCGGAAGGCGAGTACAAGGAAAAAGGAAGCAAATTTCCGGCCTATTTATTTCCCGTATCGGATGAGGATGACGTGAATGATGCCTTGGAAAAGGTACGCCAGTTGCACCCTGCGGCACAACATCATTGTTATGCCTATCGGCTCGATCCCGATTCCGGTGCTTATAGAGTGAACGATGATGGTGAGCCCAGTGGTTCGGCCGGAAAGCCCATATACGGACAGCTATTATCCTTCGAGGTGCACGAGTGCCTGATCGTGGTCGTGCGCTATTTTGGCGGAGTAAAGCTCGGTGTGGGTGGATTGATCACCGCGTACAAAGAAGCCGCGAAGATGGCTTTGGATGCGGTATCCATCGAGGACCAATGGCTGAGTGAGACCTTTGTTTTACGATACGGCTACGAAAACACCTCCGACGTACAGTGCTGGTTACACCATAAGGAGATTGAACTTGAGAACCCGCGGTTCGAGGCGTCGTGTTACGGAAGTATTCGCGTTCCTCGATCGAGGAGTGAAGAGATCGAAACAGAGCTTCAGGGGCTCACCTTCGTGGAGCTCATTTCTGATCATTGAAGAACGGCAGAAAGTATTCGGCGAGTTGCTCCGGTATTTTGCGCGGCCGTTGCCGAGCTATATCCACGAACACCAAGGTTACATGACCTACGTTGAGTAAGGTGCCTTCTTCGTTGTAGACTTCATGATCGAATGTGATTCGCGTTTCGGGCCATTCTCGCACTTCGGTGACGATGGTGAGAAGATCGTCGTATTTAGCGGAGCGAATGTACTTGAGTTTGAGCTCGAGGACCGGTAACATGGTGCCCGCTTCTTCGAGTTTTCGATAGCTCGTTCCAAGGGATCTCAGTAGCTCTACACGACCTACTTCGAAGTACTGGGCGTAGTTTCCGTAATATACCACGCCCATTTGATCGGTCTCGCCATAGCGGACCCGAATTTGAGTCTCGTTTCGTATCATTTATTCAGAAATCTTTGAAACCATTGAAGCTGTTTATAGACTACACCCCTCAAACTTTTTAATATCAGCGATTTAGTACGGTAGAATGCGGGTTTCGGCGTGGTGAAGCGGTTAGAGTATGGGTAAAAAAAAGGTGAAATTCAAGCCGTGGTTTATTTTTTTAATAACTTTTTTGTTAACACATTTGTCCCTCATCCGAAAGAGAGCACTCTACTCACTTTTCTCGTCGGATTTTATTGGTCAAACCTAGTATTTTTTGGTTTTCATGGAACACACTGCAGAATCGGTATGGAAGAATTGTCTTGACTTTATCAAGGACAATATCAGCCCCCAGAGCTACAAGACCTGGTTCCTCCCGATCAAGCCGTTGAAGATCAAAGACAATGTCTTGAGTATTCAGGTCCCCAGTAAGTTTTTTTACGAGTGGTTGGAAGAGCACTACATCAAGTTGCTTAAATCAGCTATTCGAAAAGAGCTAGGGGCCGATGCGAAGTTGGTCTACAGTATCGTCATGGAGAACACATACGGAAACACCAAGCCGTATACCGTGAAGATCCCGAGCAACAATCGCGGTCCCATTAAAAACCCAAAAGTGTCCATGCCGGTTGAAATTGGTGGAAGCGGAGTCAAGAACCCGTTTATCATCCCCGGCCTCAAGAAGGTGAATGTGGAATCTCAATTGAATCCGAATTACACCTTTGAAAACTTTGTGGAAAGCGACTGCAACCGTCTTGCGCGTTCAGCCGGATTCGCGGTAGCGAAGAACCCCGGCGGCACTTCATTCAATCCGCTATTGATCTACGGTGGTGTTGGATTGGGAAAAACACATTTGGCGCACGGGATCGGAATTCAGATCAAGGATCAGTATCCCGAAAAGATCGTGCTCTATGTCAGCGCTGAGAAATTTACGCAACAGTTCATCGAGAGTATTCGTCAGAATACGAAGAACGATTTCGTTCACTTCTATCAAATGATCGATGTACTCATTATCGATGACGTGCAATTCTTTGCGGGCAAAGAAAAAACCCAAGATGTCTTTTTCCACATCTTCAACCACCTACATCAGCACGGTCGACAGATCGTTCTGACTTCGGATCGTGCTCCGGTGGATATGCAGGGTATGGAGCAGCGACTTTTGTCGCGCTTTAAGTGGGGATTGTCTGCCGATCTACAAGCGCCTGATTTGGAAACGCGAATCGCGATCTTGAATCGAAAGCTCTATAAAGACGGTATTGAAATGCCTAAAGAAGTGATTGAGTACCTCGCTTATTCCATTACGACGAATATTCGTGAACTCGAAGGCGCCTTGATATCGTTATTGGCACAATCGTCATTAAATAAGAAGAAGATCACGCTCGATCTCGCCAAGCAGATGATCGATAAGTTCGTAAAGAACACGACTCGCGAGGTGAGCATAGACTATATTCAAAAAGTCGTTTGTGATTATTTCGATATGCCTTTGGAGTTGCTCAAAAGTAAAACGCGAAAGCGAGAGATCGTGCAAGCTCGTCAGCTCGCGATGTATTTCTCGAAGCAACTAACCAAGTCGTCGCTGGCCAGTATCGGTGCGCAATGCGGCAATAAAGACCACGCAACGGTCTTGCACGCTTGCAGAACCGTGAACAACCTCGCCGAGACCGATAAGCGCTTTAGAACGTATGTCGAGGAGATAGAGAAAAAGCTAACACTCAGTTAAACCTAGGCCCTATCAATAATTAAACAGGAATTAAGTGTTACTTGGTTCCTGTTTTTTATTTTACGCCTATGACAAAGATCTTAATGGTGTGTCTCGGGAATATATGTAGAAGCCCTTTGGCACAGGGAATATTGGAGAGCAAGGTCGACAGCTCACAAGTGAAAGTAGATTCGGCCGGAACGGCGAATTACCACGTGGGCGAAAGCCCCGATCCAAGGTCGGTGGCCACGGCTCGTAAATACGGCATCGACATTTCAATGCAGCGCGGGCGCCAATTCGAAGTGGAAGATTTTGACCGGTTCGATTTAATCTATGTTATGGACCGATCGAATCATCGGAATGTACTACAATTGGCTCGCAGTGAACGGGATGAAGCTAAGGTTAAGTTGATCCTTAACGAGGTCTTTCCCGAAGAGAATCGCGAAGTGCCCGATCCGTATTATGGCGGTGATCAGGGGTTTGAGCATGTTTATGAACTTTTAAGTCAAGCCAGTGACCGAATTATCGAGCGAATTTGAGCGAATCGATCCGGAGAAGATCGCTTCGGAGCCTGGGGTACTTTACTTGATCCCAACCACACTAGGAGAGAATGAGCCTCTGGAGGTATTGCCTTTATCGGTCAAGAAGACCGTGATCGACCTAACGGAATTTATTGTGGAGAACGAGAAATCGGCCCGCCGATTCCTCAAGAAGATCGGAATCAGGGTTCCTCAGGACAAGCTAGTGCTGCACATTTTGAACAAGTACACGGAGGCCGATGAACGGGATCGCTTTTTGGACGGCTTACTCATGGGCCGCAACATAGGATTGTTGTCCGAGGCCGGAATGCCCGCAATAGCCGACCCCGGTTCTGAGATCGTCAAGGTTGCACATAAGCAGGGGTTTCGTGTGGTACCCTTGGTTGGCCCCTCCTCTATTCTGTTGGGTTTAACGGCATCCGGAATGAACGGTCAAAACTTCGCATTCGTGGGCTACTTGCCCATTGACAAAAAAGAACGCAAGCATCGAATTAAGCAACTAGAACGTCGTTCTCGAGAAGAAGGTCAAACTCAGATCTTCATTGAAACGCCCTATCGCAATCACAAACTGATCGACGACCTTTTGGGTAATTTGGCTCCGGCCACCCGTCTTTGCCTCGCCGCGAATATAACCATGTCGAGCGAGTTCATACAAACACACAAGGTCGAGGATTGGGGCAGACTTGGTATCCCCGATCTGCACAAAATTCCCTGCATATTCTTGATTCAAGCTTAATGGCCGAAAAAAAGAGCGTCCGCATACCGGCGTATATCCGTAACCTCGTATTCATTACCGAAAAGATCAATGTTCGTTGGGCTACGAAACTGGTGCTTTACTTTTTCTTCAAGCCTGTAAAGTTCCCCACTCCCGATTACGAGGTATCTGCACTGAATGCCGCGTCCAAGACCCGAATTGCGGGTCCGGCCGGGAAAACCATTCAGCTTTATCATTGGGGTGCCGGTCCAAAAGTGTTATTAACCCATGGATGGAGCGGCAGAGGAACACAAATGGGCCTCTTGGCCCTGGCTTTGGCCGACGCGGACTTTGAGGTGATCAGCTTTGATGGCCCGGCGCACGGTAGCTCAACCGGCAAGAAAACAGACCTTCTGGAATTCGTAGGTGCCATTCGCGCCGTGAAGGCGCAAAACCCAGACATCAATATTCTAGTGGGGCATTCAATGGGCGGCTTAGCGTCCGTGCATGCAGCCGTGGACGATATGTCGATTGAAAAGGTGGTGCTTATTGGTACGCCAAATACCATTAGCGAGATCATCGAAAACTTCTGCAGGATGGTCAAGGCATCGCCGAATGTAGCTCAGCGAATCAAGGTACATATTGAGCAGACCTTTGACTACAAGCTCGAGGAATACGACTCTGAGTCGGCCATACGACAGTTGACCGATCGTCGTGGTTTTATATTGCACGATAAAGGAGACTACGATGTTCCGATCCACAATGCCGTTGAAATGCACAGCGCCTGGGGAGCCAATTGCCAGCTTTCGATCACCGAAGGGCTTGGTCACCGAAGGATTTTGCGCGATGCGGAGGCCATTGAACGGGTTGTTAATTTTGTTAAGGGTTAAAACCAAAGGGGCATCTGGTCGTTTATATGAATAAACAATAGACCATGAGATTTCTACCCTTTCTGATACTTCTAACTGCTTGTACGTCGGCTCAACAGCCCAATTCGACCTCAGACGGCTTTCAGGAACAGTCGGACACCACGAAGATCGTGAAGACCGAAGCTGAATGGAGGGCTGAATTGACCGAGCAGGAATACTACGTTTTGCGAGAGAAAGGCACTGAGCGAGCCTTTACCGGAGACCTTTGGGACAACAAAGAAGGTGGCACGTATATATGTGCGGCCTGCGATCTACCCCTATTTTCCGGTGATGCCAAGTTCAGGTCTGGCACCGGATGGCCTAGCTATTGGGAGCCGATAAATAAGACCAATGTGGCGGAGGTCGCTGACCGAAGCATGGGGATGACTCGCACAGAGGTCGTTTGTGCCCGCTGTGGAGGACATCTGGGGCACGTATTCAACGATGGGCCTCGTCCGACCGGATTGCGCTACTGCATCAACTCCGTATCGCTCGACTTCGTGCCTTCGGCGAATGAATGACGCCTTGGGCCAGGCCTTACTCGACGAAATGGCCGGTACCCGCACACAAAAGCTCTGGACCGATGCACCGAACTTTGCTCCGGAAGAATTTCCGGTGGAGCACCTGATTCGAACCTATGAAGATATGCCTGAGCTAGAGCAAGAACTGCTTCAAAAAGCTCGTGGTCGTGTACTGGATATTGGTGCGGCAGCTGGCGGACATTCACTTTACCTGCAACGGAAAGGATTTGAGGTACACGCGCTGGAAAAAAGCCCCGGTGCCTGTGCCTATATGCGCCACCGCGGGATCGAAAACGTAATCGAAATCGACTTGTGGCGCTATGCTCCAGACGATCCTTTCGACACTGCGCTGCTCATTATGAACGGCCTGAGCTTGGCCGGAACCCTACATAATCTGCCAGCATTTTTTGAACACCTGAAGTCGTGGTTGAAACCGGGTGGACAAATCATTTTCGATTCTTCCGATGTGCGTTACTTATACGATCACGACAACTTGCCCACCGATCGCTACTACGGCGAGTTCCGATACCGGTTGCGCTACAAGACCATTTTAAGTGGCTGGTTTCCGTGGGTGTTCGTGGATTCGTCGGCCCTTGAATCGATCCTCGATGAGGTTGGTTTATCTTGGAGCCTACGGTTCGATGGTGAACACTACGACTACGGCGGTGTCCTTACTTGCCAATGAACGCCTCGGCATATCGATCGAGCACTACGGCTCGGCCATCCTTTTCGAACGTAGCTTGAGGTTCTTTTTCTAATTCTACAGACCCTTCCCAACTGAATCCGTCTGCATCGAACTCGGCAAATCGGGGCGAAAATCGTAGGTCGCCAATATCGGCCACTTCGAATACGCGTCGGAGACGACCATCGACCAGTGTCTCTTGGCATCGGAGTCCTACATCGGTTACACCTCCTTTCCAAGAGACACTCGTTAGGATCAAGTCGAAAAACCGAGCCTGGTTTTCAGGGAGGGCGAAGTACGATGCGCTGTGGTTTTCTGAGAGTTGATCGTTTTGGAGCGCTGTAAATCCTGCCGCTAGGCAGAAAAAATTAGCCCTTCGCGTTTCTTCTCTATTGGGTGTCGTCGCACTTTCTCCGCTTTCGATGAGCAGTACTGGGATATCTTGTTTTTGAAGATTGTCACCGAACGAGGTCGGATAGAATTCGTCGGAATAGCGGGCAATGCAATCGCCCAAATGAGGACGGAGGACCTGGGTTAGATAACCGCCCAGGGAAATACTTTTTACGCGAGCTGCATTCACCGAGCGTTCGGCATCCGGACTCGGTGCCAAGAAACTTATGGTTGCAGGGTTGTCGGTGTGGCCTGCACTGTACATGGTGCGCTGGTCGTGCAGGTTAAAGCCAAGCTCGGGCTTGATTTCCTTCATCAGGTCCCAAAAGAAGCGGCTCTCCGCTGTGGCCTGTTTTACTGCGTCGCGGTTGATATCGATGCCGTTGGCATTGCGGCGCTGGTAGCGGATGGCTCCGTCGGGATTCAGAATGGGAATGAAGTGAAAGGTGAACTCATTCATCCAACCATTCACAAGGTCTTTGGTGCGGGCGTCCGTAGATCCGTTGCTCAACAAGTTAAACAGGTCGCTTATTGC from Flavobacteriales bacterium encodes the following:
- the ribD gene encoding bifunctional diaminohydroxyphosphoribosylaminopyrimidine deaminase/5-amino-6-(5-phosphoribosylamino)uracil reductase RibD; this encodes MKHEVYMDRAIALAECGLGTTSPNPLVGAVLVHNDRIIGEGWHVCAGEDHAEVRCFDSVSNEGRPLIPESTLYVTLEPCDHQGRTPACSLRILQERVPKVVVAVKDPHPAVGGKGIQRLKEAGVEVLVGVSAPAARWVNRRFLTALETGRPYVVLKWAQTVDGFMDPGNGVAARGPVWITGKRAKQWTHRWRSEEDAILVGRRTALNDDPGLDVREWSGRNPIRLVIDSNSSLPGHLKMWNLSGETWTFGHKGTHPHSDRHFEIEWDERSVDSVLQHLQGQEIRSVLVEGGHRTLEYFIGRNLWDEARIWTGNTSFGGGIRSPEIQGALMERCNVDKDVLTVIRNEA
- a CDS encoding DMT family transporter produces the protein MIYLLLSVLTSSMVFVILRGFGDYGIDNRRAIVVNYFTAFALGLFWQGSAWIETGWWKELWAPHIVYMGFLFIFLFNVLALGAQKTGVSVTSVAVKMSVAIPVAASLLLYGERLSVLGVLGIAGALAAVFLITRPNKAQGALPIAKYWYFPVTLFFGAGLMDTLLKYHQTHFVPDGQFVLYTSAVFGTAGLMGFLQVTIRPQAETSWRKKDIWAGVILGVPNFGSIYFLLKTLQWERFPSSLIFPINNVTIVLSSAVLGVVLFKEKLNNAHRAGILLAVIAIWLMAYAGQ
- a CDS encoding YigZ family protein, coding for MRGSDSDHYRAPSGVSEGEYKEKGSKFPAYLFPVSDEDDVNDALEKVRQLHPAAQHHCYAYRLDPDSGAYRVNDDGEPSGSAGKPIYGQLLSFEVHECLIVVVRYFGGVKLGVGGLITAYKEAAKMALDAVSIEDQWLSETFVLRYGYENTSDVQCWLHHKEIELENPRFEASCYGSIRVPRSRSEEIETELQGLTFVELISDH
- a CDS encoding acyl-CoA thioesterase translates to MIRNETQIRVRYGETDQMGVVYYGNYAQYFEVGRVELLRSLGTSYRKLEEAGTMLPVLELKLKYIRSAKYDDLLTIVTEVREWPETRITFDHEVYNEEGTLLNVGHVTLVFVDIARQRPRKIPEQLAEYFLPFFNDQK
- the dnaA gene encoding chromosomal replication initiator protein DnaA — translated: MEHTAESVWKNCLDFIKDNISPQSYKTWFLPIKPLKIKDNVLSIQVPSKFFYEWLEEHYIKLLKSAIRKELGADAKLVYSIVMENTYGNTKPYTVKIPSNNRGPIKNPKVSMPVEIGGSGVKNPFIIPGLKKVNVESQLNPNYTFENFVESDCNRLARSAGFAVAKNPGGTSFNPLLIYGGVGLGKTHLAHGIGIQIKDQYPEKIVLYVSAEKFTQQFIESIRQNTKNDFVHFYQMIDVLIIDDVQFFAGKEKTQDVFFHIFNHLHQHGRQIVLTSDRAPVDMQGMEQRLLSRFKWGLSADLQAPDLETRIAILNRKLYKDGIEMPKEVIEYLAYSITTNIRELEGALISLLAQSSLNKKKITLDLAKQMIDKFVKNTTREVSIDYIQKVVCDYFDMPLELLKSKTRKREIVQARQLAMYFSKQLTKSSLASIGAQCGNKDHATVLHACRTVNNLAETDKRFRTYVEEIEKKLTLS
- a CDS encoding low molecular weight phosphotyrosine protein phosphatase is translated as MTKILMVCLGNICRSPLAQGILESKVDSSQVKVDSAGTANYHVGESPDPRSVATARKYGIDISMQRGRQFEVEDFDRFDLIYVMDRSNHRNVLQLARSERDEAKVKLILNEVFPEENREVPDPYYGGDQGFEHVYELLSQASDRIIERI
- a CDS encoding SAM-dependent methyltransferase codes for the protein MASEPGVLYLIPTTLGENEPLEVLPLSVKKTVIDLTEFIVENEKSARRFLKKIGIRVPQDKLVLHILNKYTEADERDRFLDGLLMGRNIGLLSEAGMPAIADPGSEIVKVAHKQGFRVVPLVGPSSILLGLTASGMNGQNFAFVGYLPIDKKERKHRIKQLERRSREEGQTQIFIETPYRNHKLIDDLLGNLAPATRLCLAANITMSSEFIQTHKVEDWGRLGIPDLHKIPCIFLIQA
- a CDS encoding alpha/beta hydrolase; this translates as MAEKKSVRIPAYIRNLVFITEKINVRWATKLVLYFFFKPVKFPTPDYEVSALNAASKTRIAGPAGKTIQLYHWGAGPKVLLTHGWSGRGTQMGLLALALADADFEVISFDGPAHGSSTGKKTDLLEFVGAIRAVKAQNPDINILVGHSMGGLASVHAAVDDMSIEKVVLIGTPNTISEIIENFCRMVKASPNVAQRIKVHIEQTFDYKLEEYDSESAIRQLTDRRGFILHDKGDYDVPIHNAVEMHSAWGANCQLSITEGLGHRRILRDAEAIERVVNFVKG
- the msrB gene encoding peptide-methionine (R)-S-oxide reductase MsrB, yielding MRFLPFLILLTACTSAQQPNSTSDGFQEQSDTTKIVKTEAEWRAELTEQEYYVLREKGTERAFTGDLWDNKEGGTYICAACDLPLFSGDAKFRSGTGWPSYWEPINKTNVAEVADRSMGMTRTEVVCARCGGHLGHVFNDGPRPTGLRYCINSVSLDFVPSANE
- a CDS encoding class I SAM-dependent methyltransferase; translated protein: MNDALGQALLDEMAGTRTQKLWTDAPNFAPEEFPVEHLIRTYEDMPELEQELLQKARGRVLDIGAAAGGHSLYLQRKGFEVHALEKSPGACAYMRHRGIENVIEIDLWRYAPDDPFDTALLIMNGLSLAGTLHNLPAFFEHLKSWLKPGGQIIFDSSDVRYLYDHDNLPTDRYYGEFRYRLRYKTILSGWFPWVFVDSSALESILDEVGLSWSLRFDGEHYDYGGVLTCQ